The DNA window TAAACTTATCGGCATGATACTATGGCCAAACTCGAAGCGCTCTGTTGTGTTATCAGAAGCAAAAGAAATATCAAGAGTTGCACAATCTTATGGGGCTGAATCAGTAGGTGTCTTTGTGGATGATGGTGAAGAGACCATCTTACGAGTGTCTGATTCATGTGACCTTAATCTAGTACAGGTTCGAATAAACtatgttgtttttgttgtCATGCGCTTCTTTCATGTTGTCTTTGCTGTGCTTGTTACTTGCAGTTTTTCTCATATGCAGCTTCATGGAGATAAATCTCGTGCATTACTTCCTGTGCTTTCGAGGAATAATCGCATCGTTTATGTTCTAAATGCCGATGATGATGGAAAACTTATCAATGCTCCTcctgatgaaaaatatgagcTTGATTGGTTCTTGGTAGACAGTGCCAAAGGTGGAAGGTCAGATTTTGCTCCTATTGCTTCTTCTACGGGAAGTAGAGAATTTGCTCCTAGTGCCAAAATCCTGTGTGTTTATTCCTTAATATGAGAGGATAGTAGGATCTATAATGAATGCCCAAAAGAGTAAAATGTGATTCATATAACCTCTTAAATTTTTGTGGTATACCAACTTAAACAGTAACTCTTTGCAGCATTACcatgtatgtatatactaGTGCTTCTTTGAGTTCAATATTCACAATagaataaaattactttaattcCTTAATcttgcataattttttgttactaAACCTCCTTGGAGTACATGCTAATTTACTTACATATTTGccataaacaaaatttacttTCATATTTCTctggtagaaaaaaatatgagactAACATCTTTCTCTCTTTGTTTACAGTGGCAAGGGGTTCAACTGGCAGAAGTTTCAGATGCCGTCTGTCAGAAGCAAGAATGGATGGCTATTAGCTGGAGGACTTCATGCTGATAATGTCTGCGAAGCCATTTATGCCCTGAAACCAAATGGAGTGGACGTTAGCAGTGGCATATGTGCTCCTGATGGTATCCGAAAAGATCCCAAGAGGATTTATTCTTTCATGAGCAATGTTAAATCCCTGGGCAGATCACAATGAATATTCTGGTGTTTTGAGCTTAATTTCATTTCTTCTGCATAATGCGGAAAATGAAGCAGAATCCATTTGAAGCAAGCTGTTCACTGGTAAATGCCCGTTGAGGTTAAAGTCGAGATGTGGCCAATTTTTTGTGTGAATTTTGTTACTGATGCAGTAGCTAATAAGTGCAATTCCTGTGCCTCGACAATTGAGGGCAAAATAAGTTACAGAGTTGCCAGAGTTAGATTTTAATGTACTTTATCGATTGTATGTATTGAACAATACAATATGGCTaaataattttcatgtttCCCACTGGGCTGTTAGTTGCGTAGGTAGAATACAACGTGTACACAGTACACAACGACAATAACGGACTTTGCATTTCTCTGGTTATACGTAATTGATAATTGGGACGACAATTGAATTCGTTACCTTGCATATTTTCAACAAATTGCAATCAAGTTTGTAAACTAGCCAACCGAGAACTACCGAATACATGCAGCAACGTAGTGCGCTTTCTAGCATATGCTATGTTTCTTGGTTGACACCGTGTATGAATGTGTCATGTTATGTTTGTTGGTCGATTAATAGTATGTACCAACATACTAATTTATCATATTGTGTTTATTGgttgatttatatatgtgcaacATCCTTCGAGATCAAAATGAATTTGAAGATTATCGTCATgattattttatcatcttacaCGTAATGGAATAATACTTGATACCACAGTTATCTTAAAGGATCCAACGATCTGGAAGTTGGATAGCATTTTCAAAACACGGTGTTATGTTCACCAAAATCTAAACTTATTCAAACAAATTACATGGGGTAATGTTCACCACAACCTGAGCAGAAATCATATCAGAAACGAGTACTGCAGTGAAATGCCAAATATTTGAGGACCATCCTATCAGTGAATTTGTTTTCAATATGTAGCGAACAATCTTGTTACCAGCTTGGAAAGTGCCTTTTGGAATCAGTATGAGCTTCAGAAGACTACAAAGTTAAAGTTACATTATCTAACACATCATCACCAGCAGCGCAAATACAGTTACAAGAAGCCGTCTTGAACAATCCCTCAAATTAAGTGCCAGCTGATCCCATTTAAACGATAGCAGCCTCGAACCCCCAATGGACCAGACTTGATGGGCATCCTTCGTATGCTTCTTAAATAAAAGTCCAAACAACATAATCAGTGGTTGCCCTCAGGAGGTTGTGCATAGGAGAAAGGAGCCTGTGGGGCTCCTGCTGGAGCACCAGAAGTCGGGCCTGTAGGTTGCGGTTGCGGTGGATTTGGTTGGTACATGACTGGAGGAGCCCCACTGTTGGGAATGGGGGCCCCTGGGGCTCCAGATGTTGGAGGTGGTAGTGTTGGAGGCCTTGGGAGAGGTGCCATCTGCATAGGCATGGAACCAGGTACAGGAACTGCTTGTGGCATGGTCGGAGCATTGGGAGCACCAGGATAACCTGAAGAGCATACACACAGAGCAGTAACATTAGATACTcacattgttttgttttgcagtGTTCCTTTGGTAAAAGTGGTAGCTCATTCTCTGTGGCATTGCTTAATAAATTGAAGTACCATGATCCAACTGGATGTGTAAGCTCACCTCACCATCCGTTTACACAATCCTataatgaaatataatttactatGCTATAGTGAGTTGATTGAGCTATTCCAATAAGAAACTCATAGTTTAGTCAAGTTGTAGCCCAAAACAATGCCTATATTTTCTAATTCGTGTCACCAGATTGGAAGTGAGCCGATCACTTTTCATAGTAGTGACacgtatttaaaaaaatcgaagGTCAACCAATATATCCCAACTATATTTTGTCAGCCAACGtggttttaaaaatacaacTTTGACCACTGATTTCTATTGTAATATATTATCAAACCTGACGTGCTAGGGAAGTACATGCTGAGAGAACTATACACGGCATCCCATGAtccaatataaatagaaaacgaTACTAAACGACGATGATCCAAAAATGAGATAACCAATGCTTAGACCAATAAAAGAAGTTTTTGGTCAAGTTTCCATATTTCAAGCTCTTAAAACAATGTGTACAGAGAGGTTCCTATCTATCTATAATCAGCAGAAAGGAGGATCCATTTCTGGACTAGACTGATTGGCAGTTAAAAATCTCAATCAGAGCTCTCTTAAGAGCTATTTGTAGCATCAGAAATGTTATtctgataaagaaaaaaaatccctgaGAGGATCCGATTTGTCCTACTATGTTGTGCAACATGTGGTACGTATATGGTTTTCTTCTTGATCTATACTACTTTTCAGAGGCCGTGCTGCTGGTGGTGATGAATCTGCCACCTTATCTCCCTCACACCCTAAATATCTTTTACAAACTGAACCTTGAAATTCAATACCACAAACTGTTGATTTCTTATTTGGCCtttctaaaatacaaatttaatatgaaAACGTCCAACTTAAACTTCACGTTTATGTGGTATACAGgttaatttatagttttttttttataaaaatgtcaaGCCTTCAATAAGATTGTGAAGGGTgtcttcaataaaaaaaacacattccTTCGTATTGAACAATATTTAGCCTACTGGGCATTGATTCATTCTTATTCGTAGGAAATACAGAAGCATTTAGCTAATTACCCACAACACTAACCCAAATAATGCCACCCAGAATGAAGCTATGGAAGAGTTGCTAGCGTTGCTACACAGAATATCTATCACATCCCTTCTAAGCTAGAAAGCAAATCAATTGGTAGTATTTTAGCACCAACGAAGGAACAAAACTATATAAGCTATCAAGACCAGGGAAAAGTATAGATCACAAAAATTATACACCATATAATGTACATGAAATCTGGTTTAAAGATAtccaaaattatgaatagcAACAAAACTAAAGAGTCATGTTACCTGGGATAGGAGCCGGTAAAATAGGAGGCCTCATGCCTGGCATCAACGGTGCACCAGGTGCTTGAGGAACACCATGTGGCATGCCAGGTGTTGGAAGAATTGGAAGACGAGGACGAGGCACGCCTCCTGGAAATGAGAGCAGATGTTGATTGAAAGGAGCACCAACTTGAAAAGCTGCAGCTTGCCCCAGATGTTCTTTAATTCTTTGATCAATCAAACTTTGAGTTTGCTGCTCCTCAAATTGCTGATAGTAGGTTCGAACATTTGCCTAGAAATgttcacatgaaaaaaatatcatcaatgTCTATGCAAATAGACACCACGAATAAACTGGAACTATGAAGATTAAGAGAATTAATATAGATACCTTATGTTTGTACCCAGCATTGTGTTGCTTACGGACAGATGGCTGCGGCATTATTTTGACAAAGTTAACTGACATATCaagtacatataaaatatatatatctagaagACAAGAACGTAATATACTCTAGCTATGTACAAAAGAGATGGGTTACCATCATGGTTAAGTCTCAAAAGTAACATGATCTATTGAAATttacaaatcatttttttgtaatttcatGAATATTTCACTGTACtgaaaagtaataaaaaatactacaaAAAAGATGGTATGTAATTTGCATATATCTAACTCCAGATTCGTACTTCAATAGGTGGCCACCACATGCTTAATtgtctgttttatttaggttATACAAAGCAGGGTAAACTAGTGTCCTGCAGTGttagttaaaatataaacaataattaaacAGGACAAAATtagttacaaaatatttgcatGTACTTAGCACAAATTTATTAAACGACCATGATGGATATTATTTAAGTGGCCCAGGGATATCTTCAGAATAGGTCTAACATATCCTCCCAGTAAAAAGATCATGCACTTTTGACAATGAGCTGATCAACTAATTCACCAACATCATAGCAGTCAGTAAACCAACCATGATACGATTATTTTACTGCATCCTatagaaacttaaaaaatgaagCTAAAGAACCGGCTATTTCATGGCAGTGTAAAGTGAAGTGCGAAGAGAAACTAACAGAGTCATGTGTCAGGTAGGTGTCGCAGTAATCGCAATAGTACCTGCAAGGCAGAAATAAGTTAAAACAAGTAAGAGGATATGACAATAATAACATAATGGCTACGGAACTGAATCCCGTCTGAACGGAATCGGTGCCACGCGGCGAGGGCAGCATGGAGGGTGCGCGGCGGAGATCGGTAGTGGAGGAGACGCCACCGGCGAGCAGCACGGCACGGGTACACAGGGGAGGCAGCGCCGGCGGCTCACTAACTTCTCCCGTTCGGACGGACGTCCGTCCTGGAGTCTACGTCCTGAAAGGGGGAAACGCCGAGGACGGCAGCAACGCAGCGGCCACAAGAGGTCGGCAAAACGGGAGGTTTTCCTCGACTTCCCCCACCGGGCCAATCACCAAACCCAAGGAAACAACACAATCCATGTACGACCTAACCACACGAACCGCAGAGGCCCAAGCTACGTTCTCGAATCCGGCGGCAAACATGACGATCCCACCTAGGGTTCGAGCCAACAGcccactactactactaccatctacccccgccccccccccccgaccCTTAACACTACCGCCGCTGCCCCCAACAAGATGAGAGGAGTAGAGGCGCACGGATACTCACCGAGGcatcgcggcggcgacggcgacgagagcAAGAGGGGATCCCTGCCACGAACGGAATCGGAGCAGACGATCGATTCGCCCTAAAACCCTCGTGAATTCCGGAGCAGCTCGTGGGTCGGGCCGGGCCGAGTCGTGTCGGTCACTGACATTTTGGGCCAAGCCCAGTTTAGGCCCACGGGCCAAGAGGGAAGCCATAGGCGCCCGAGTTCTGACATCCGGGGCCCACCGTCCAGCGTCAACCCCTGCGGCGCCTCCTCGCTCCTCCCCTTCGtcctcgtccgccgccgccgccgccggcggcgacggccggggatggcgcgccgcgcgccgtgccTCCTCGCTGCACGGGGCatcgcctcgtcgcctcgcctcgcgcGGAGGGTGAAGCAGACAGGTGATGCGTTAGCTcgcctctcttcttccttctctgcttcctttttttaaaaaataaaaattctcaaaTATCTTATGTTTCGAGAACTTTGTGAGCGTGGTTACATGCCCATTTGTGAATGTTCCTGGCGATTCTTCAGAATGGGTTAATTGGATGTGTTTCGGTTTGTCGTAGTGGTCTAGTGGAGCCGTGAAGCAAGTCGGAGAAAGCGTGTAAAATTGTAGCGAAATCGCTTTGTGTGTGctagtttttgttttgaatGCAGTTTATTCAGATTCTGGAATCACGGTATCCTGTTAATTGAGACTAACCTGAAATTGAAATCAGCTTTGGAGGATCTTTTAAGTGAAAATTCTTTACCGATGTGATTTAGGGTGTCTGAGAGTGGTGAAAGAACAGAAGAATAAGATTACGCAAAACAAGATATCTCATTAGTGAATGGTTTTAACTTCATTTCAGTTATATGATGTTTTGGCTTTCCGTAGATTCACAtgaatactaatgaatctggacaaatgtataaagtatatacattagtttatagatgaatctaggaaaaggtaaaacattttattatctaaaacgAAGAAagtaaattaagtattagctgtTGTAAACATGagaaatggattaatataattttttaaagcaacttatatatatattttgtaaacaaCTTACCATTTAAAAGTTTGGAAAACGTGCTTATGGGAAATGAGTAGAGTTTTTCTCCCATCCATCACTGTCAAACGGAACCTTAGTAATGAAATGGGAATACTTCCTTGTTTAAACGGTTAAGTCAATATGGCATTACAGTGGTATCAGACTACTAGTAGAGTACATGGATTCCTTCAAAATTTGTTCCAATGCGGATTATGTTCTGCACTGTTATCAATCCTGTAGAGCACATGCATTCATAACGCTATCTGAATGCCTTGCTTAATCTAATGGCCTTCTCTGCTTAAACGTTTTTGTCTTGTTGCCTTGTTGGTGTGCAGAAAATGAGATTGTTGAAATGTTCCGAACCCCATCTCCTCGGAGCAAGGATGAAGTAGCTGCTATTTCACCAAGGTACACGAATTCTTTGCGTGTATTGGATGAGAGATTCATTAGGATCCTGAAGATATTCAAGTGGGGCCCTGATGCTGAGAGGGCATTGGAGGTCCTCATGCTGAGAGTTGATCACTGGTTGGTACGAGAGGTCATGAAAACTGACGTTGGGGTTAATGTGAAGATGCAGTTCTTTAGATGGGCTGCAAAGAAGAGGAATTATGAGCATGACACATCCACTTACATGGCCTTGATACGTTGCTTAGAGCTAGTAGAGCAGTATGGTGAGATGTGGAAGATGATCCAAGAAATGGTACGCAATCCTATTTGTGTTGTCACCCCAATGGAACTTTCAGAGGTAATCCGGATGCTGGGAAATGCCAAGATGATCAGCAAGGCAATTACAGTCTTTTATCAAGTCAAGGCACGGAAGTGTCAACCAACTGCTCAGGCATATAATAGCATGATAATCATGTTGATACATGAGGGGCAATATGAGAAAGTGCATGAACTTTACAATGAGATGAGCAATGAGGGGCATTGCTTCCCGGACACTGTGACTTACAGTGCACTCATTTCTGCTTTCTGCAAACTTGGTCGCCAGGATTCAGCAATTCGGTTGTTGAATGAGATGAAGGATAATAGAATGCAGCCAACTGCTAAGATATATACAATGATAATGTCTTTGTTATTCAAATTGGACAATGTTCATGGAGCATTGAGTTTGTTTGAAGAGATGAGGTGCATGTATTGTCGACCTGATGTGTATACTTATACTGAGTTAATCCGGGGCCTTGGTAAAGCTGGGAGAATTGATGAAGCATATCACTTCTTTCATGAAATGCAACGAGAAGGCTGCAAGCCAGACACAGTAGTCATgaataatatgataaatttcTTAGGCAAGACTGGTCGTTTGGATGATGCTATGAAGTTGTTTGAGGAGATGGGAGTGCTGCGGTGTACTCCAAGTGTGGTGACATACAATACTATAATAAAAGCACTATTTGAATCAAAATCTCGTGTTTCTGAGGTTTTGTCATGGTTTGAGAGAATGAAGGAAAGTGGGATCTCCCCTAGTCCATTCACCTACTCCATCCTGATTGACGGATTCTGCAAAACCAACAGGATAGAAAAGGCCATGATGCTACTAGAGGAGATGGATGAGAAGGGCTTCCCTCCTTGTCCAGCAGCATATTGCAGTCTGATTGATGCTCTTGGAAAAGCTAAGCGTTATGATCTTGCATGTGAGCTTTTCCAGgaactaaaagaaaattgtgGCTCCTCAAGTGCTCGAGTGTATGCAGTGATGATAAAACACTTAGGGAAGGCTGGGCGTCTGGATGATGCCATAAACCTTTTTGATGAGATGAGCAAACTTGGTTGCACTCCTAATGTCTATGCATACAATGCTCTCATGTCTGGATTAACAAGAGCAGGTATGCTTGATGAAGCTCTTACTACAATGAGAAAAATGCAAGAGCGCGGATGTGTCCCTGATATTAACTCATACAATATTATCCTGAATGGACTGGCAAAAACAGGAGGCCCTCATCGTGGGATGGAGATGCTTTCTAACATGAAACATTCTGCAATAAAACCAGATGCTGTGTCATATAATACTGTTCTTGGTGCGTTGAGTCATGCTGGCATGTTTCAGGAGGCAGCTGAGCTGATGAAAGAGATGAATTCATTGGGGTTTGAGTATGATCTTATTACTTATTCATCTATACTTGAGGCAATTGGAAAGGTTGATCAAGAATAAACTGAAATTTTCAATGAAGAATAGGACCCATTGTTTTTGTTGGTAATTGCAAGAAAACATCTTGATTCAAGACTTGTTTTTCAAGAATCTCCAAGTTTTAATCTTGAATATCATCTGGTTGATATACGTCAAAAGGTTATGCCTCCTTGTCTCCTTGAGTACAAATCTGGTGAGCCATACTAGAGAAATCTTAGAAGACAGTCTTCGAAGGTgtgtatttttgttattttttagtacCTCTCCCTTACTTTCCAGTACTCTAAAGTCAGTGTTTACCCATTTATTTTGTGAATGGCATCATAACGACTTCTATCTGTAAAGTTGCAAAGAGTTTTTCACTGAAAGTTCCAAACCATTTAGGTGCAATGTTACCTACTGTATATCGAGAGTTGTTTCTTCAGCATGTACTATTGGAATATCCATGTTTCACATTTACAATGCTAAGCATTTCTTTTGGGAACTCTGGGGGTTCTTAAGCTGTACGAATTCAGAAACAAAGGGCTAACAGTTGCATCATTATCATTTCTGTACGCCTGGTTTAGCAAGCTTATATGATCCCCAATATACTGTCTTCATTTTCATTATTGTGTGTTATAGATCTGGTATTGTAACTTAACAGTACCTCTGACCTTATCAACACATTCTTGTCTTTTATAGGGCTTACTCGATTTGGACAGCCGGTAAGCTTCCCAAAACAGCAATTTGGTACGACCAGCCTAAAATCAACTTGGCAGAATATCTTCAGCTACTGCAAATGGGAGTTAGATGTGGACGCCAATGTTGCTTCACAATGGCAGACTAGGAATCTTCATTATCTTCTAGAGCTTGGGCAAAAGTGCATGTAAACGATCATCAATCCATTAAATCCATTAAGGGAGCCTTGATTACTGCAGTGCCGCAGACTATCAGCTAGCGGCTGGCCTGATCCAGCCTTGGATCCACCCCTGCTACTTGACAAGAGGACTTCTCGCTTATAAGCCATCATAGAATCTGGCAAGTTCAAGCATCCAGGTTTGTTTTCTGAGAACCAAAGTCGACAGTCAAGATATGGGGTCATCGACCATGtggggtgtgtgtgtgtcagtgtgtgtgtgtgtgttatgATTGCCAGCGAGGCACAGTTCATACAACAAGACAGGACCATAACTCTGATGTTTCTATGATGACATGACATGACATGACAAGGGCATCATGTGTAaatcatcttcttctttttaGAAGTTAAAAAGATGGATTGAATGTCATCACATGCAAGGTCTATGTATCTTTCGCAAAACATGATACTAGCTGGACCAGCTATTTCAATATTAACGTAGCGTGAATGGAATCTTATGGACTTCTCTTGGTCGTTTTGCATTGTGATTTATCCCCCTAATAGTTCATGTCAAGAGTATTTAAGCCGATCTATATCTTTGGTATCACGGTAGAGCTCTCAtgcaatttatctatatatgttcAATCAATATTTACAGTATTGATCTGAATTTCAGATAGTAACAGTTGAACTGGAATATAAAGGGAGCAAGCaacatgttatatatttttcctattttctaGTAAGGTGGCAAAAGAACTGATGTAAAAGTTGCTCTGTcacccccccttttttttttcctgaatgcGAAATGGGAGATGTTGGCATATGTTTCATTACCTGGAAAAAGCACCTACTTTCAAGTTTCACCTCTAAAAGATGCTTCATAATGCAGGAGATGTATATACAAAGGCTTTATATACCTCATTGGGGAATAAAGGACTACATGCGTATCAGTGCTATTGTAAAGGGCATAAATCTACCAATGTGAATAGATACAACAGAAAGAATAGCCAGCTAAAAAATTGGACCAAATCCCATCATGTCCAAGATTCCAGCAAAATCCTTGATGAACCTGTAACTTTGTCTGATGTAGGTAAGGTTCAGATTATAACCAAAAACTCTCCAAATTAGTAGGCGTCACTGCAACTGCCGCTGTCTGGAGATCTGCTTAAGGCCAGCTTCCAGGTCCTCCAATGTGATTGTGATCATGGTATTGGCATCGTCGCAGTTGAAATCAAGACGTAGATCCAGATTCTCACGGGCATTGATGAGCAGTGTGTCTACAAGGCCTCCATTCATCTGTTTGCGCCGCTCTTCAGTTGTCTCCCTAGCAATCAGCTCTCCAACGACCTCAATGCTGCACCTTGGGTCCAGCTTGAACCCATACAGCAAACTACTCTCACTTGGGTTATTCATCTTCAGATGTAAGATCTCTGCTAATTCGGTTGTGCTGAAATCATCGAAATAAAAGAACTTTGTGACCCTCCTACAGAAGCCATCATTCGAGGCGATGACACGCTTCATTGGCTCGCAGTACCCAGCAAATATGACAACAATCTTGCCACTGTCCATTACAGACATTATCTCCTCCAAGGCCTCCACGCCATAATCCTTATCATCGGATTTTTGCATTGGTATCAACCTGTAAGCTTCATCAACGAACAGAATTCCACCTTCTGCATCCTGTATCTGTAGATAGCTATGATGTCAGTTAATTAAGTAGAGCGATGGCACATTTAATCATAAGCCCAAAATCAAACATGCCGGTATGTTTTCTCCAATGCCCCAGATAACCCAATTTATTTCCaggtttaataatattttttccaatAAAACTTGAGTCTTTCTAACCAAAGCAAACATTTGCAAGACATAAGAATCCAAATACTGAAGACCACTATAAGAAATAAGAAAGAGTAGTACATTGTATAAATAGTAATAACAGATAAATAGTTGGAGCTTCAATCCTCTTAATCCCATTTTTAAGCATAGAGTTTATGTAGTAACAGTGGAACAAAATTCAGAACTTAATTGAACAGAGAAGACAGATACCTTTCGCCTAGTCTTTGGTCCAGTGTGCCCCACAAATTCTCCAACAAGATCAGTTCGCTGTACTTCAATAACTTTGTCAGTAGGGAGAACTCCAACCATATGAAGAAGCTTTCCAAGAATCCGAGCAACCATTGTTTTACCTACATTACAGGTTGAAATATCATGTGCCTAGCTTTAGCACCTACAGTACAAACAGAAGAATAATCTGTACGGCCTAGTTTATTGTTCCAAAACTTGTTCCCAAGCTTTAGGACAAATTCTTTCAGAATGCATTCAAATAAAGAATCCCATGCAAGAAGTTCGCCAAGAATAGATATTTCTAATTGTGCATCATCAACAGAAATTCATTGATGGAAAATATTAACACACTATGACCATAATAACATGATGATAGATCTCATGCTTTTGAATATCAAACTGAACATAACTGTGGCCATGAATCTTTACCTGTTCCTGGATTGCCAAGAAATGCCATATGAGGAGCCCTTCTGCTAGCAATCCCTAAGCCCATAGCTCGCCGCTTCTCATCAAAAAGCATTCCTCTGGCCCATCTACGCAATTGCATTTTGAGCTCCTTCAATCCTACAATTTGTGATATTGCTTCTTCAAACTCTGCCATTGCTCTTCCTTCACGGCATGACATGAGGGCTTTCCGTTTTCTTTGTTCTTCCATATAGCTAGAGAGGAGTTTCTGCAGCTTCTCATTAGCAGCTCCTCCAGGAATATGATTCAAGGGGGTTTTACCTTCCTGATGGCAGGGTGTGATA is part of the Oryza brachyantha chromosome 2, ObraRS2, whole genome shotgun sequence genome and encodes:
- the LOC102705601 gene encoding U1 small nuclear ribonucleoprotein C-1, translating into MPRYYCDYCDTYLTHDSPSVRKQHNAGYKHKANVRTYYQQFEEQQTQSLIDQRIKEHLGQAAAFQVGAPFNQHLLSFPGGVPRPRLPILPTPGMPHGVPQAPGAPLMPGMRPPILPAPIPGYPGAPNAPTMPQAVPVPGSMPMQMAPLPRPPTLPPPTSGAPGAPIPNSGAPPVMYQPNPPQPQPTGPTSGAPAGAPQAPFSYAQPPEGNH
- the LOC102716931 gene encoding pentatricopeptide repeat-containing protein At3g16010 produces the protein MARRAPCLLAARGIASSPRLARRVKQTENEIVEMFRTPSPRSKDEVAAISPRYTNSLRVLDERFIRILKIFKWGPDAERALEVLMLRVDHWLVREVMKTDVGVNVKMQFFRWAAKKRNYEHDTSTYMALIRCLELVEQYGEMWKMIQEMVRNPICVVTPMELSEVIRMLGNAKMISKAITVFYQVKARKCQPTAQAYNSMIIMLIHEGQYEKVHELYNEMSNEGHCFPDTVTYSALISAFCKLGRQDSAIRLLNEMKDNRMQPTAKIYTMIMSLLFKLDNVHGALSLFEEMRCMYCRPDVYTYTELIRGLGKAGRIDEAYHFFHEMQREGCKPDTVVMNNMINFLGKTGRLDDAMKLFEEMGVLRCTPSVVTYNTIIKALFESKSRVSEVLSWFERMKESGISPSPFTYSILIDGFCKTNRIEKAMMLLEEMDEKGFPPCPAAYCSLIDALGKAKRYDLACELFQELKENCGSSSARVYAVMIKHLGKAGRLDDAINLFDEMSKLGCTPNVYAYNALMSGLTRAGMLDEALTTMRKMQERGCVPDINSYNIILNGLAKTGGPHRGMEMLSNMKHSAIKPDAVSYNTVLGALSHAGMFQEAAELMKEMNSLGFEYDLITYSSILEAIGKVDQE
- the LOC102717214 gene encoding protein CbxX, chromosomal: MPVPGSQNGRPRPAKAETIHGLARAGDLDGVRRKLRENPALINDRNPVMSQTPLHVAAGYNNTGIVKFLLDFQGTDTIELEAKNMYGETPLHMAVKNSSCESAKLLLERGADIEAKANNGMAPLHLAVWHALQGGDCRTVSVLLSYNADCYAKDDEGKTPLNHIPGGAANEKLQKLLSSYMEEQRKRKALMSCREGRAMAEFEEAISQIVGLKELKMQLRRWARGMLFDEKRRAMGLGIASRRAPHMAFLGNPGTGKTMVARILGKLLHMVGVLPTDKVIEVQRTDLVGEFVGHTGPKTRRKIQDAEGGILFVDEAYRLIPMQKSDDKDYGVEALEEIMSVMDSGKIVVIFAGYCEPMKRVIASNDGFCRRVTKFFYFDDFSTTELAEILHLKMNNPSESSLLYGFKLDPRCSIEVVGELIARETTEERRKQMNGGLVDTLLINARENLDLRLDFNCDDANTMITITLEDLEAGLKQISRQRQLQ
- the LOC102705320 gene encoding N-(5'-phosphoribosyl)anthranilate isomerase 1, chloroplastic-like, with the protein product MAPPPAQVMAASSISAAIQPRRFPVLATGGNSEFPLFKTSCLPMNQGIVCNTIASSLPNQGGVKIIQPVVKMCGITSAKDAEMALEAGAKLIGMILWPNSKRSVVLSEAKEISRVAQSYGAESVGVFVDDGEETILRVSDSCDLNLVQLHGDKSRALLPVLSRNNRIVYVLNADDDGKLINAPPDEKYELDWFLVDSAKGGSGKGFNWQKFQMPSVRSKNGWLLAGGLHADNVCEAIYALKPNGVDVSSGICAPDGIRKDPKRIYSFMSNVKSLGRSQ